The following are from one region of the Rosistilla carotiformis genome:
- the hemC gene encoding hydroxymethylbilane synthase, whose amino-acid sequence MTSETPRTIRLATRQSPLALWQANWVSDRLTEAGHQVELILLTTRGDVDQRPIDGASAVGMFTKGIQRSVLAEESDVAIHSLKDLPTAPTPGLTLIATPPRAPVRDCLISRGDKKLDELAAGAIVGTGSRRREAQLRHLRPDLEVRSIRGNVETRLEKLDSGEYDAIILAEAGLQRLEMHTRITESLSPEKMLPAPGQGSLGIEIRTDDGFCCTALAALNDPDTHASVTAERTLMLTLEGGCLAPIGTYGRIVSGQLHLDAVVVSRDGKQRLYTHGVAPPEEAMTLARQLAEELLQQGAAEIIQEQRD is encoded by the coding sequence ATGACATCCGAAACTCCGCGCACCATCCGACTAGCAACTCGACAAAGTCCACTCGCTTTGTGGCAGGCGAATTGGGTCTCCGATCGCCTGACCGAAGCCGGACATCAGGTCGAGTTGATTCTATTGACGACGCGGGGTGATGTCGATCAACGCCCGATCGACGGCGCATCGGCTGTCGGCATGTTCACCAAAGGAATCCAACGTTCGGTGTTGGCGGAAGAATCCGATGTGGCGATCCACAGTTTGAAAGATCTTCCGACCGCGCCAACGCCCGGATTGACTCTGATCGCCACTCCGCCGCGCGCTCCGGTTCGCGACTGCTTGATCAGCCGTGGCGACAAGAAACTGGACGAACTGGCAGCGGGAGCGATCGTTGGCACGGGCAGCCGCCGCCGCGAGGCGCAGCTGCGCCACCTGCGTCCCGATCTCGAAGTCCGTTCGATCCGCGGCAATGTCGAAACGCGACTCGAAAAGCTCGATTCGGGCGAATACGACGCGATCATCCTGGCCGAAGCAGGCTTGCAGCGGCTGGAGATGCATACGCGGATCACCGAATCGTTATCGCCGGAGAAGATGCTGCCGGCCCCCGGGCAGGGTTCACTGGGAATCGAAATCCGCACCGACGACGGATTCTGCTGCACCGCTCTGGCGGCTCTGAACGACCCCGACACCCACGCGTCGGTCACCGCCGAACGGACGCTGATGCTAACGCTCGAAGGTGGCTGCCTGGCACCGATCGGCACCTACGGCCGAATCGTCTCGGGGCAACTGCACCTGGACGCCGTCGTCGTCTCCCGCGATGGCAAGCAACGACTCTACACCCACGGCGTCGCGCCACCCGAAGAAGCGATGACGCTCGCGCGACAACTGGCCGAAGAACTGCTGCAGCAAGGCGCTGCGGAAATCATCCAAGAGCAACGCGACTGA